Proteins from one Azospirillum brasilense genomic window:
- a CDS encoding sensor histidine kinase: protein MSGGGRRLTGSLRFRLLAGAAVWIALALALAGLVLSGLFRDHVARRFEAELTNHLDQLAALTELGADGVPVLRQPLSDPRFRRPLSGLYWQVGPGDAPALRSRSLWDEALALPPDEVADGDIHRHSVVGPAGRQLSVLERAVTLPNGTAPLRMAVAQDEAELRAVVADFNRVLWLSLGALALALIAAAVVQVSVGLRPLVRLRAELAAVRAGRRKRFGGDSPREVQPLLDDLNALLDHSEEVVVRARLQAGNLAHALKTNLAVLANEAEGEGAARRVAEMRRHIDHHMARARAAAARGLPGVATPVADSAGALARVLEKLQGGGRVTVAVRVPREHVFAGERADLDEMLGNLLDNAMKWAGSRVEVASRLEAGGMLAVVIEDDGPGLPADRRDAVLAPGVRLDESTPGSGLGLAVVRDVARLYGGDLRLGDSPLGGLRVELVLPAAPPS, encoded by the coding sequence GTGAGCGGGGGCGGGCGGCGGCTGACCGGGTCGCTGCGCTTCCGCCTGCTGGCCGGGGCGGCGGTGTGGATCGCGCTGGCCCTGGCGCTGGCCGGGCTGGTGCTGTCCGGCCTGTTCCGCGACCATGTGGCCCGCCGCTTCGAGGCGGAGCTGACCAACCATCTCGACCAGCTCGCCGCGCTGACCGAACTGGGGGCGGACGGCGTGCCGGTGCTGCGCCAGCCGCTCAGCGACCCGCGCTTCCGCCGGCCGCTGTCGGGGCTCTACTGGCAGGTCGGGCCGGGGGACGCGCCCGCCCTGCGCTCCCGCTCCCTGTGGGATGAGGCGCTGGCCCTGCCGCCGGACGAGGTCGCCGACGGCGACATCCACCGCCACAGCGTTGTCGGCCCCGCCGGACGCCAGCTGTCGGTGCTGGAGCGCGCCGTGACCCTCCCCAACGGAACGGCGCCCCTGCGCATGGCGGTGGCGCAGGACGAGGCGGAACTGCGGGCGGTGGTGGCCGACTTCAACCGGGTGCTCTGGCTGTCGCTGGGCGCGCTGGCGCTGGCGCTGATCGCCGCGGCGGTGGTCCAGGTGTCGGTGGGGCTGCGCCCGCTGGTGCGGCTGCGCGCCGAACTGGCCGCGGTGAGGGCCGGGCGCCGGAAGCGCTTCGGCGGCGACTCCCCGCGCGAGGTGCAGCCGCTGCTCGACGACCTGAACGCCCTGCTGGACCATTCGGAGGAGGTGGTGGTCCGGGCGCGGCTCCAGGCCGGCAACCTCGCCCACGCGCTGAAGACGAACCTCGCCGTGCTGGCGAACGAGGCGGAGGGGGAGGGGGCCGCCCGGCGGGTGGCGGAGATGCGCCGCCACATCGACCATCACATGGCCCGCGCCCGTGCCGCCGCCGCCCGCGGCCTGCCCGGCGTCGCCACACCGGTGGCCGACAGCGCCGGGGCGCTGGCGCGGGTCTTGGAGAAGCTTCAGGGCGGAGGACGGGTGACGGTCGCCGTACGCGTCCCGCGCGAGCATGTCTTCGCCGGAGAGCGCGCGGATCTCGACGAGATGCTGGGCAACCTGCTGGACAACGCCATGAAGTGGGCGGGGTCGCGGGTGGAGGTCGCGTCGCGGCTGGAGGCGGGCGGGATGCTGGCCGTGGTGATCGAGGACGACGGGCCGGGCCTGCCCGCCGACCGGCGGGACGCCGTGCTGGCCCCCGGCGTGCGGCTGGACGAAAGCACACCGGGCAGCGGTCTCGGCCTCGCCGTCGTGCGCGACGTGGCGCGGCTCTACGGCGGCGACCTGCGGCTGGGCGATTCGCCGCTCGGCGGGTTGCGGGTGGAGCTGGTGCTGCCGGCGGCGCCGCCGTCCTGA
- a CDS encoding response regulator transcription factor, with product MRLLVVEDDPALARQLAERLEGEGYAVDRAADGEEGQFLGETEPYDTIVLDLGLPRVDGLTVLRSWRAQGIAAPVIILTARGAWTEKVQGIDAGADDYLAKPFSMEELLARIRALIRRSKGHASAEIACGGVVLDTRSGRVTLDGQTVELTGHEFRVLDYLMHRKGQLVSRTELTEHIYAQDFDRDSNTIEVFVGRLRRKLGADLIKTVRGLGYKLEAP from the coding sequence ATGCGCCTGCTCGTCGTCGAGGATGATCCGGCGCTCGCCCGCCAGCTCGCCGAGCGGCTGGAGGGCGAGGGCTACGCCGTGGACCGCGCCGCCGATGGCGAGGAGGGGCAGTTTCTCGGCGAGACCGAACCCTACGACACCATCGTGCTCGACCTCGGCCTGCCGCGGGTCGACGGGCTGACGGTGCTGCGCTCCTGGCGCGCGCAGGGGATTGCGGCACCGGTCATCATCCTGACCGCCCGCGGCGCCTGGACGGAGAAGGTCCAGGGCATCGACGCCGGGGCCGACGACTATCTGGCGAAGCCCTTCAGCATGGAGGAGCTGCTGGCCCGCATCCGCGCGCTGATCCGCCGCTCCAAGGGCCACGCCTCGGCGGAGATCGCCTGCGGCGGGGTGGTGCTGGACACCCGCTCGGGCCGGGTCACGCTGGACGGGCAGACGGTCGAGCTGACCGGGCACGAGTTCCGCGTGCTCGATTACCTGATGCACCGCAAGGGGCAGCTCGTCTCCCGCACGGAGCTGACCGAGCACATCTACGCCCAGGATTTCGACCGCGATTCCAACACCATCGAGGTCTTCGTCGGCCGCCTGCGCCGCAAGCTGGGCGCCGACCTGATCAAGACCGTGCGCGGGCTCGGCTACAAGCTGGAGGCGCCGTGA
- a CDS encoding PepSY domain-containing protein, with protein sequence MNAVRTALLSLILFTAALPGATLPAGADDDRDHERAREAFRSGRALPLEAIVARAQADFPGDILDVEFEDEDGQIVYEIKTITAEGRVLKLKYDAATGDLLRVRGRNGKGEGGHHGKR encoded by the coding sequence ATGAACGCCGTCCGCACCGCCCTGCTGTCCCTGATCCTCTTCACCGCCGCCCTCCCTGGCGCCACCCTGCCGGCGGGCGCCGACGACGACCGCGACCACGAGCGGGCGCGGGAGGCGTTCCGCTCGGGCCGGGCGCTGCCGCTGGAGGCCATCGTGGCCCGCGCGCAGGCCGATTTTCCCGGTGACATCCTGGACGTCGAGTTCGAGGATGAGGACGGGCAGATCGTCTACGAGATCAAGACCATCACCGCCGAAGGCCGCGTCCTGAAGCTGAAGTACGACGCCGCGACCGGCGACCTGCTGCGGGTGCGCGGGCGCAACGGGAAAGGCGAGGGCGGCCATCATGGGAAGAGGTGA
- a CDS encoding DUF1924 domain-containing protein: protein MIRFVLPTLAVFAVGAAIAAAPNPARTALLDGYAAQAKAQSPAFAGFSAERGRALYLGPHGGGKPETNACAACHTPDPTAQGRHQRTGRGIEPMAVSANPKRFTDPAEVEKRFDRDCPNVLGRACTAQEKGDFITYLAGQ, encoded by the coding sequence ATGATCCGCTTCGTCCTGCCCACGCTGGCCGTCTTCGCCGTGGGCGCGGCCATCGCCGCCGCCCCGAACCCGGCGCGCACCGCCCTCCTCGACGGCTATGCCGCCCAGGCGAAGGCGCAATCGCCCGCCTTCGCCGGCTTTTCCGCCGAGCGCGGGCGCGCGCTCTATCTCGGCCCGCACGGCGGGGGCAAGCCGGAGACCAACGCCTGCGCCGCCTGCCACACCCCCGACCCGACCGCCCAGGGTCGCCACCAGCGGACCGGGCGCGGGATCGAGCCGATGGCCGTCTCCGCCAACCCCAAGCGCTTCACCGACCCCGCGGAGGTGGAAAAGCGCTTCGACCGCGATTGCCCCAACGTCCTCGGCCGCGCCTGCACGGCGCAGGAGAAGGGCGACTTCATCACCTATCTCGCCGGTCAATAA
- a CDS encoding diheme cytochrome c, translating to MPRRLAAATVLLLLSGAPASANEFERVRPVTNDATRKECGECHMAFQPGLLPAGSWTRIMDGLDDHFGEKASLPPGPAAEIRAYLTGNAAGRGDPALLRITEQRWWLREHGFRPEVWLRKDVLSKANCEACHRDAARGLYDD from the coding sequence ATGCCCCGCCGCCTCGCCGCCGCGACCGTCCTGCTTCTGCTGTCCGGCGCGCCCGCATCGGCCAACGAGTTCGAGCGCGTCCGGCCCGTCACCAACGACGCCACCCGCAAGGAATGCGGCGAATGCCATATGGCCTTCCAGCCCGGCCTGCTGCCGGCGGGAAGCTGGACACGGATCATGGACGGGCTGGACGACCATTTCGGCGAGAAGGCCAGCCTGCCGCCCGGCCCGGCGGCGGAGATCCGCGCCTATCTGACCGGCAACGCCGCCGGGCGCGGCGACCCCGCGCTGCTGCGCATCACCGAACAGCGCTGGTGGCTGCGCGAGCACGGCTTCCGCCCGGAGGTCTGGCTGCGCAAGGACGTGCTGTCCAAGGCCAACTGCGAAGCCTGCCACCGCGACGCCGCCCGCGGACTCTATGACGACTGA
- a CDS encoding DUF6494 family protein, with protein sequence MDHDTFNMGIRKYLKVVGVTSQREIERAVSEAIEAGKLKGNETLQARVVLTIEGIGLEHEIKGEIALE encoded by the coding sequence ATGGACCACGACACCTTCAACATGGGCATCCGGAAATACCTGAAGGTCGTCGGCGTCACCTCGCAGCGCGAGATCGAGCGCGCCGTGAGCGAAGCGATCGAGGCCGGCAAGCTGAAGGGCAACGAGACGCTCCAGGCCCGCGTCGTGCTGACCATCGAGGGCATCGGGCTGGAGCATGAGATCAAGGGGGAGATCGCGTTGGAGTAG
- a CDS encoding 3-oxoacyl-ACP reductase produces the protein MDFRDKTVLVTGASRGIGAAIAKAFAAEGAAVAVNYLQNADAAEAVASACREAGGDAWAVQADVTDADAVTRMVERTAEEFGKIDVVVNNAFRPYAFDPEKRKLFWDTEWADYRGQVDGALLGTYNVCRAVLPVMRRRPGGSIVNMATDLVARPTVPYHDYTTAKAALVGFSRNLAAELGPLGIRVNCVAPGLVYPTDASRATKEDVKDAIVAQTPLRRIATPEDVTGPVLFLASGWSRFMTGQVLYVDGGLVMG, from the coding sequence ATGGATTTCCGCGACAAGACCGTCCTCGTCACCGGCGCCAGCCGCGGCATCGGTGCGGCCATCGCCAAGGCCTTCGCGGCGGAGGGGGCGGCGGTCGCCGTCAACTACCTCCAGAATGCGGACGCCGCCGAGGCGGTGGCGTCGGCCTGCCGGGAAGCCGGTGGCGACGCCTGGGCGGTCCAGGCCGACGTGACCGACGCCGACGCGGTGACCCGCATGGTCGAGCGCACGGCGGAGGAGTTCGGCAAGATCGACGTAGTGGTCAACAACGCCTTCCGCCCCTACGCCTTCGACCCTGAGAAGCGCAAGCTGTTCTGGGACACCGAGTGGGCGGATTACCGGGGGCAGGTGGATGGGGCGCTGCTCGGCACCTACAACGTCTGCCGGGCGGTGCTGCCGGTGATGCGGCGGCGGCCGGGCGGCAGCATCGTGAACATGGCGACCGACCTCGTCGCCCGGCCCACCGTGCCCTATCACGACTACACGACGGCCAAGGCGGCGCTGGTCGGATTCAGCCGCAATCTGGCGGCCGAGCTGGGGCCGCTGGGCATCCGCGTCAACTGCGTGGCGCCGGGGCTGGTCTACCCCACCGACGCCAGCCGGGCGACGAAGGAGGACGTCAAGGACGCCATCGTCGCCCAGACCCCGCTGCGCCGCATCGCCACGCCGGAGGACGTGACCGGCCCGGTGCTGTTCCTGGCGTCCGGCTGGAGCCGTTTCATGACCGGGCAGGTGCTGTATGTGGACGGGGGGCTGGTGATGGGGTGA
- a CDS encoding ABC transporter substrate-binding protein: MFGFLRTLGAVAVSALLLSSPALALDKVTVAGWSQPISEITNLLAEPDKGFFKAKGIDLGYVPGTGGGSAIQNMLTGQADVAFTDPASFYLALDKGEKLIAIYNIYPQNVFNVVSPKERNITKPEDLKGKRIGVYSLSSGTRQNLQVLLHQVGLSEKDVTIEVTGLLNFAPVIQGQVDATAATDTGLHVGMQKGLKDINVIEVKDTLNLPSDIFVVTEETYRTKKDVLKRFLAGYRDSAAWMIAEPEEAARLAVTRAINGRDEATNLAIIKLRNASSVSETTKAKGLGHFDPALMQKGADTFKQLGLIGTDLDMGTLVRSDLIPE; this comes from the coding sequence ATGTTCGGGTTCCTGCGCACTTTGGGTGCCGTCGCCGTTTCCGCCCTGCTCCTGTCTTCCCCCGCGCTGGCGCTCGACAAGGTGACCGTGGCGGGCTGGAGCCAGCCGATCAGCGAGATCACCAACCTGCTGGCCGAGCCGGACAAGGGCTTCTTCAAGGCCAAGGGGATCGATCTCGGCTATGTGCCGGGGACCGGCGGCGGCTCGGCCATCCAGAACATGCTGACCGGTCAGGCCGACGTGGCCTTCACCGACCCGGCCTCCTTCTACCTGGCGCTCGACAAGGGCGAGAAGCTGATCGCCATCTACAACATCTACCCGCAGAACGTCTTCAACGTGGTGTCGCCGAAGGAGCGCAACATCACCAAGCCCGAAGACCTCAAGGGCAAGCGCATCGGCGTCTACAGCCTGTCCAGCGGCACCCGCCAGAACCTCCAGGTGCTTCTGCATCAGGTGGGGCTGAGCGAGAAGGACGTGACCATCGAGGTGACCGGACTGCTGAACTTCGCCCCCGTCATCCAGGGTCAGGTGGACGCCACCGCGGCGACCGACACCGGTCTGCATGTGGGGATGCAGAAGGGGCTGAAGGACATCAACGTCATCGAGGTCAAGGACACGCTGAACCTGCCCTCCGACATCTTCGTGGTGACGGAGGAGACCTACCGTACGAAGAAGGACGTTCTGAAGCGCTTCCTCGCCGGCTACCGCGACAGCGCCGCCTGGATGATCGCCGAGCCGGAGGAGGCCGCCCGCCTCGCCGTGACCCGCGCCATCAACGGCCGCGACGAGGCCACCAACCTCGCCATCATCAAATTGCGCAACGCCTCCAGCGTGTCGGAGACGACCAAGGCCAAGGGCCTCGGCCATTTCGATCCGGCGCTGATGCAGAAGGGGGCGGACACCTTCAAGCAGCTCGGCCTGATTGGGACGGACCTCGACATGGGCACGCTGGTCCGGTCCGACCTGATCCCCGAGTAA
- a CDS encoding ABC transporter permease, with the protein MVRIASALLLVLLLAGWEVYCRVAGVSALVVPLPSAVLRTLWDGLAGGYLLPHIWVTTAEMAMGLAAGCTIGFLAGVLLAEVPMLRRLFYPYILASQVVPKLALGPLFIVWFGFGMTSTVVITALICFFPLLENTMTGLQQVDPNKRELFRMLRATRLQTLLRLKIPSGLPVILAGLRVAVVLALVGAVVGEFIGGRQGLGASIIAAQGMMDSTMMFALFIVITVLGMIVYQAAAGLERWLLRRPWKG; encoded by the coding sequence ATGGTCCGCATCGCCTCCGCCCTGCTGCTCGTCCTGCTGCTGGCCGGGTGGGAGGTCTATTGCCGGGTGGCGGGGGTGTCGGCGCTGGTCGTGCCGCTGCCCTCGGCGGTGCTGCGCACGCTGTGGGACGGGTTGGCCGGCGGCTATCTGCTGCCGCACATTTGGGTGACGACGGCGGAGATGGCGATGGGCCTCGCCGCCGGCTGCACCATCGGCTTCCTCGCCGGGGTGCTGCTGGCCGAGGTGCCGATGCTGCGCCGCCTGTTCTACCCCTACATCCTCGCCAGCCAAGTGGTGCCGAAGCTGGCGCTGGGGCCGCTGTTCATCGTCTGGTTCGGCTTCGGCATGACCTCCACCGTCGTCATCACGGCGCTGATCTGCTTCTTCCCGCTGCTGGAAAACACCATGACCGGGCTTCAGCAGGTCGATCCCAACAAGCGGGAGCTGTTCCGGATGCTGCGGGCGACGCGCCTGCAAACCCTGCTGCGCCTGAAGATCCCCTCCGGCCTGCCGGTGATCCTGGCGGGCCTGCGCGTCGCCGTGGTGCTGGCGCTGGTCGGCGCCGTCGTCGGCGAGTTCATCGGGGGCCGGCAGGGGCTGGGCGCCTCGATCATCGCGGCGCAGGGGATGATGGATTCGACCATGATGTTCGCCCTGTTCATCGTCATCACGGTGCTGGGCATGATCGTTTATCAGGCCGCCGCCGGGCTCGAACGGTGGCTGCTGCGCCGTCCGTGGAAAGGATAA
- a CDS encoding ABC transporter ATP-binding protein: protein MSFVSIEQAGYGVPSGGTILDRVDWTIGEGEFHALVGRSGCGKTTLLKLVAGLLAPSTGTVRIQGEPVRGPGAQVGFVFQAPTLLEWRTVLDNLLLPVSLTRRPQPADRRKAEELLDLVGLTGLEGRYPSQLSGGQQSRVALARALVTEPPLLLLDEPFAALDAITREELQNDLLKLCVRHRTTVLFVTHDIAEAVYLADRVAVMEGGRLRHALPVPLARPRGRDVRYSPRFNALCLELRHAMDGSQSGVALERAS, encoded by the coding sequence ATGAGCTTCGTCAGCATCGAACAGGCCGGCTACGGCGTCCCGAGCGGCGGCACCATCCTGGACCGCGTCGACTGGACCATCGGGGAGGGCGAGTTCCATGCGCTGGTCGGGCGCAGCGGCTGCGGCAAGACGACCCTGCTGAAGCTGGTCGCCGGCCTGCTGGCCCCCTCGACCGGAACCGTCCGCATCCAGGGGGAGCCGGTGCGGGGGCCGGGCGCCCAGGTCGGCTTCGTCTTCCAGGCGCCGACGCTGCTGGAGTGGCGGACCGTGCTCGACAACCTGCTGCTGCCGGTGTCGCTGACGCGCCGCCCGCAGCCGGCGGACCGCCGCAAGGCGGAGGAACTGCTGGACCTCGTCGGCCTGACCGGCCTCGAAGGGCGCTACCCCAGCCAATTGTCAGGCGGGCAGCAGAGCCGCGTCGCGCTGGCCCGCGCGCTGGTCACCGAGCCGCCGCTGCTCCTGCTCGACGAACCCTTCGCCGCGCTCGACGCCATCACGCGGGAGGAGTTGCAGAACGATCTGCTGAAGCTCTGCGTCCGGCATCGCACCACCGTGCTGTTCGTCACCCACGACATCGCGGAGGCGGTCTATCTGGCCGACCGGGTGGCGGTGATGGAGGGCGGGCGCCTGCGCCACGCCCTGCCGGTGCCGCTGGCCCGCCCACGCGGGCGCGACGTGCGCTACAGCCCGCGCTTCAACGCCCTGTGCCTGGAGCTGCGCCACGCCATGGACGGCTCGCAATCCGGCGTGGCGCTGGAGCGCGCGTCGTGA
- a CDS encoding acyl-CoA reductase encodes MAVGLMERAGHLPGLPADAVEWRTLTFRRGAETLDVAVPVLSEAQIAELAARVRTNVRTYLQSRTVAEIAAAIDRAVARLLDRDDPWRQKAERLLPLVTGYDAEMVRLGLTGYLKTFRGPELRKFVAEDFANPAVLDDFQPMPKGGFARAFGPELLLHVWAGNVPGLPLWSLISGLLVKAGTVGKLPSAEPLFAGWFAQILAEIDPQLADCIAIVWWKGGDEAAERAWLGRADTVVAYGGNDALEAIRARVPITARFLPYGHKISFGMVARSALDAGKAGPAARQAAYDVARYDQQGCYSPQTFFVERGGRVSPREFAGYLAHELDALGSKFPRRPLSMGEAGSVASWRNAEETKGFADPSRALLGDPAGSWAVAYTDAADGLSPCGLNRTVTVVAVDRLADAVPGLAPYRAFLQTVGIAAAPEELFALAGALGAVGVTRLCALGRMTAPEAGWHHDGRFNLLDLVTMTEIEGSAERAADTFAPYTD; translated from the coding sequence ATGGCCGTTGGCTTGATGGAGCGCGCCGGGCATCTGCCGGGACTGCCCGCCGACGCGGTGGAGTGGCGGACGCTGACCTTCCGGCGCGGCGCCGAGACGCTCGACGTGGCGGTGCCGGTGCTGAGCGAGGCGCAGATCGCCGAACTGGCGGCGCGGGTGCGGACGAACGTGCGGACCTATTTGCAAAGCCGCACCGTCGCGGAGATCGCCGCCGCCATCGACCGCGCCGTCGCCCGGCTGCTCGACCGCGACGACCCGTGGCGGCAAAAGGCGGAACGGCTGCTGCCGCTGGTTACCGGCTACGACGCCGAGATGGTCCGGCTGGGGCTGACCGGCTATCTGAAGACCTTCCGCGGGCCGGAGCTTCGGAAATTCGTCGCGGAGGATTTCGCCAACCCGGCGGTGCTCGACGATTTCCAGCCGATGCCCAAGGGCGGCTTCGCCCGCGCCTTCGGGCCGGAGCTGCTGCTGCATGTCTGGGCGGGCAACGTGCCGGGCCTGCCGCTGTGGAGCCTGATTTCCGGCCTGCTGGTCAAGGCCGGCACGGTCGGCAAGCTGCCGAGCGCCGAGCCGCTGTTCGCCGGCTGGTTCGCGCAAATCCTGGCGGAGATCGACCCGCAACTGGCCGATTGCATCGCCATCGTCTGGTGGAAGGGCGGCGACGAGGCGGCGGAGCGCGCGTGGCTGGGCCGCGCCGACACGGTGGTCGCCTATGGCGGCAACGACGCGCTGGAGGCCATCCGGGCGCGGGTGCCGATCACCGCGCGCTTCCTGCCCTACGGCCACAAGATCAGCTTCGGCATGGTCGCCCGCTCCGCGCTCGACGCCGGAAAGGCGGGGCCGGCGGCGCGGCAGGCGGCCTACGACGTGGCGCGCTACGACCAGCAGGGCTGCTACTCGCCCCAGACCTTTTTCGTGGAGCGTGGCGGGCGGGTGTCGCCGCGCGAATTCGCCGGCTATCTGGCGCACGAGCTGGACGCGCTGGGCAGCAAGTTCCCGCGCCGCCCCCTGTCGATGGGCGAGGCGGGCAGCGTCGCGTCCTGGCGCAACGCGGAGGAGACGAAGGGCTTCGCCGACCCCAGCCGCGCCCTGCTGGGCGATCCGGCGGGAAGCTGGGCCGTCGCCTACACCGACGCGGCGGACGGCCTCTCGCCATGCGGGCTGAACCGCACGGTGACGGTGGTGGCGGTGGACCGGCTGGCCGATGCGGTGCCGGGGCTTGCGCCCTACCGCGCCTTCCTCCAGACCGTTGGCATTGCCGCCGCGCCGGAGGAGCTGTTCGCTCTGGCTGGGGCGCTGGGGGCCGTGGGGGTGACGCGCCTCTGCGCGCTCGGCCGCATGACCGCGCCGGAGGCGGGCTGGCACCATGACGGGCGGTTCAACCTGCTGGACCTCGTCACCATGACCGAGATCGAGGGCTCGGCGGAACGGGCGGCGGACACCTTCGCCCCCTACACGGATTGA
- a CDS encoding long-chain-fatty-acid--CoA ligase, whose protein sequence is MTEARLVEELLAFIAAGEADEEAFNRMALAVFAHQFETNAPYRRFATQRARTLRTVKSWRDVPAVPISVFKDLTLSGRPPEECPHVFMTSGTTKGVRGKSHHPTLAVYDRSMTVNFRRRFMGEWDRLRMGILFPTEQAMPNSSLAHYLALAKSDFGTTESRYLITDAGLDVDGAIAELSRAEETGEPYALLGASFSVVHLMDALAERGRSFALPAGSRILDTGGFKGQSREMAAEEFYSRLSATFGVPRRLCINMYGMTELSTQFYDDGNESCPSVKSGPHWIRSRVINPLTGQEVPRGSVGVLVHHDLAHFNCASAILTEDAGVEVDGGFQLLGRADGADAKGCSMAVEDFLKAAQAQWPLA, encoded by the coding sequence GTGACCGAAGCCCGACTTGTCGAAGAGCTGCTGGCCTTCATCGCCGCCGGAGAGGCGGACGAGGAGGCGTTCAACCGCATGGCGCTGGCCGTCTTCGCCCACCAGTTCGAGACCAACGCCCCCTACCGCCGCTTCGCCACCCAGCGGGCGCGCACCCTGCGCACGGTGAAGAGCTGGCGCGACGTGCCCGCCGTGCCGATCAGCGTCTTCAAGGATTTGACGCTGAGCGGACGCCCGCCGGAGGAATGCCCGCACGTCTTCATGACCAGCGGCACCACCAAGGGCGTGCGGGGCAAGAGCCACCACCCGACGCTGGCGGTCTACGACCGCTCGATGACCGTCAATTTCCGCCGCCGTTTCATGGGTGAATGGGACCGGCTGCGCATGGGCATCCTGTTCCCGACCGAGCAGGCGATGCCCAACTCCTCGCTCGCCCATTATCTGGCGTTGGCCAAGAGCGACTTCGGGACGACGGAGAGCCGCTATCTCATCACCGACGCCGGGCTGGACGTGGACGGGGCCATCGCCGAGCTGTCCCGCGCCGAGGAAACCGGCGAACCCTACGCCCTGCTGGGGGCGAGCTTCAGCGTCGTGCATCTGATGGACGCGCTGGCCGAGCGGGGGCGGAGCTTCGCTCTGCCGGCGGGCAGCCGCATCCTCGACACCGGCGGCTTCAAGGGCCAGTCGCGGGAGATGGCGGCGGAGGAGTTCTACAGCCGCCTGTCCGCCACCTTCGGCGTGCCGCGCCGGCTGTGCATCAACATGTACGGCATGACGGAGCTGAGCACCCAGTTCTACGACGACGGCAACGAGAGCTGTCCGTCGGTGAAGTCCGGCCCGCACTGGATCCGCAGCCGGGTCATCAACCCGCTGACCGGGCAGGAGGTGCCGCGCGGCAGCGTCGGCGTGCTGGTTCATCACGATCTGGCCCATTTCAACTGCGCCTCGGCCATCCTGACCGAGGACGCGGGGGTGGAGGTGGACGGCGGCTTCCAGCTTCTCGGCCGGGCTGACGGGGCGGACGCCAAGGGCTGCTCCATGGCGGTCGAGGACTTCCTCAAAGCGGCGCAGGCCCAATGGCCGTTGGCTTGA